The following nucleotide sequence is from Stigmatopora argus isolate UIUO_Sarg chromosome 18, RoL_Sarg_1.0, whole genome shotgun sequence.
gaccgacgacaaaacaaggtaaaacaagacggtctacgtaTCAATAAATGCCAACaacggccatgagcagtttcactgagcccacgtgtgagtgtagaagagtttgtatgtacatgcgttgtccctttaagaagcgacgtcagttcagtcagggtcttaacaagttctccaacaaaaaacaatcaaagtccgggaaatttggagcttttctttagcctaataatgactagggcattaagtatgactaaatagtcattcgcagtctGTAttaagggaatttgagcaacgatttaaatggtaattatcatttcccttccgggcgaccaaaagaccggcgaccaaaagatcggcgaccaatcgacagtGTACCATTTCTCTAACGGCGTGACATGACCGCGACGATGTCATACTACCTGAGTGTGCACTTTTCTGAACAAAAAGCAGATCAGACACTGGAGGGGAAAGAGCAGAGCCGAAAGCACCATTCCCACCGCCAGCGTTTCCACGTTGAGCGCCAGTCGGGCAGACACCGGCGCCCTCGGAGAAACAAATCAGAGAGCGGTCGCGTCAAAAGCCGTGGAGGAATCCCTTGAAACCAGATTGCGGCCATTTTCTCCTTACTGGCGCTGGCGGGAACCAACGGCGCCGTACCAAAGTGCGGCGGATGCCAGGTACAGGTGCAGCGAGAGGGCGCCGCAGGTGACCCTCTGCGCTCTGGTAAAAAGAGCGCCGTTGGGCCGTCGCCACAGCGAGAGCCACAGGTGGCGCTCGGCTATTCCGAAAAGCAACTGGGAGGACAGAATTCGCCGGAAGCGGGAAAGGTCTTTGGGACCTGGGGTCGACGAACACACGTTTGGCGAGTCGTCCCCGTGCCGCGGCGTCCGTCGAAGGAAGGAGGAAACTTACACGAGGCCAGGATTTCTTTCTCCAATGTGCCGTTCTTTGCGTTCTCCGCCGACAGCCAGTCGTCCACCAGGAAGAAGAACATGTGGTCCGTCACGGGGTCCCATACCACCACGTGCTGAAGGTACCAGGACGGATCTAAGCCTAGAATGGACGGCGACACGTGGTCATCGTCACCACAGAGACTGCTCGAGAAGGACTGCTTGGAGCTGTCGTTTCCCGTCGGAAAAAATGAGAAGAAGAAGCCAGCGTTCCTTCCGCCAGGAAACGGATCCCGTCTTAACACGTACCTGTGTTGTCATGCCAGATGCGAATTTTCCAAACTTCTCCCAGGTTGTCGTCCGTCTCCACGTGGAATTGGTCCAGGCCGCCGCGTCGAAAAGCCCCGTCCCTTCGCAGGTGGCGGGAGCCGCTCTTGTTGGCGCCGTACAAAGCGATGCCCACGTGCGCCGTGGTGCCTTACGAGGGAACGTCGGCGGTCACCACCGAGAGAGGGAAGCATCTACATTTTTTGTCCGTTGCCGCTCGGCTGACCTGCCCCTCGCCTCCAGCCGGTCTTGACCAGTACCCTGTAGTGGTACAGTCCCGCCCGGCCACACAGGGGCACTTGGCCCAGTCTCAGGCCGTCCAGGTGGTCCAGTTTGTGGGCGATGAGCCCGAGCAGCAGGTGGATCAGGATCAGGACGGCACACACCATCCCCGCCAGCGCGTTAAGCGGACCACCTGCCTGGAAAAAGACGGGAAGAATCCTTTCCTTTCCAAAGGACTACTTTTAACCGGCGACAGACCACGCTTGGCGACATACGGGCGGCAGGAGGACCACGGCTCCGGGGTGAACAAAGAGAGTGGCCCCGAACATGGTGAGATGTCGCGTCAGGCAGTGCACGGTTTGGAGCGTGGTGTCTTCCAGCGGTTTGAGACCCTGGCTGCTCCAGGCCCCCTCCTCCACGTCGTAGTAGCGGCACAGAGAGCTGAAGGGACACAAGGTGGCGCCCACGGGGCCCCCCTCCACCACGGACGAGGTTAGGCTGATGGACAGGACCTTCTCCGTCCCATTTAAACTGGCGGGGAGGAGAAAATGTTCAACGAGGTCCCATTGGGTCATGCAGCTGGCGCCAGTCTACTCACAGTGGGGATAGAAATACGGTTTTCTCCGTGAAGGGGGCCAGAGGCGAAAGATCCAGCGACCACTCCTTTACGAGGGAATGTCGTGACCCGCTGCTCATTTCCATCTTGACGTGGCCCAAAGCCCCGGAGGTCGTTCCTGGAGATAGGATGATAGGATTCAATTTCTTGGCAGCAAATTGTGGAAAACCAACGAACAGCTCTGTGGATCATTTGGATTGTCTCCAATTGTTTGGTATGTTTCGTActttctttttgatgttgaactgAACATTTTGTTGATTCTTTTCAGTCAAAACCAACTGGTCATGAAGCACTGTTAAAGCTAGCATACgcctaataataatttttaaaaaactgcttaggaggatctaggcaaggaagatgatcattaaaacctccagactactgagggactgtgcggtaacctcagtctcagtctgcagaaggtccccacctggTGGACTTCCTctgtgtgtgtggctccagtttttttacctagctctacaatgtcttgtgtgtctgccttgctactgcaacccaggaaatttcccgaatacgggatgaaataaatttCTAATCTAATAATAGAGAAGAAGCGTTCCAATATTGGCGACGagtgaacaataaaaaaaaaaaaaaattctttaccTGGCAAGAGGCTGAAGTTGTAGGACATGTATAAACCGGTATTTTCATCCAGGCCACCCACAGCTTTGACTGTGAAATTCAGCCGTCCCTCCGGTGGAAGCGTAACAGCCAGACACTCGCCCTCCACGCCTTCATCCGCCGCGTCCTTCCTCTCGGCGGGAAGTTTGCTGTGCAGGGTGACGCGGATGGCCCGCTCGTTCTCCAGATCTCGGACCGCCACGGGCTCACCGCGAGGGCCGCTGATCTCCATGGCGACCACCGAGGTGGAGATGGGAGGGTCGGCGGCGGCCAGCAGGGAGTGAGACTCGTCCAGACCTAAGAGCACCTGCACCACTTCTGAGCGCCGACTCTTCAGATGAGCGGCTAGCGGGCCCGGGATACCGAAGGAGCACGCCGGACCCGGCGAGGGCGAGGGGACTCGGGGAGCCCCATCCCGGCGCTCGGAACAGAGAAGGTCGGCGGGGTCTCCGTAGAAAGCGGCCGTGCGGATGTAAGGCGTGGCAAAGGACAGGGGCGCCCCGCCGGGACGGGGCCAAAGCGCCAGGGAGCGCATCAAGGCCCCCACGCGGCTGATTGCCGACAAGGTGACCGACGACGCGGCTCGCAGGGTTCTGGAGCGGTTCTGCCCGGAGCTTGAGGCCATGGCGGACAAAGACGAGGTCGCCGCCAAAGAGCTACCTGAGAATGAAAAGGTGTGTTGAGGTGAGGGAAAAGTCTCAGATATGATTTATTTTGGACCACTAACTGCTTATTGGTATTTATTGGTAGTGGAGAAAAGGGTTAGATGGCCGGATTGTGATCGGGTCACCggtcaatgatattttcaatgTCGATGATAAAGTGAAGGAAGTCGCTGTGCACTTTTTCCAACGTACCCACAATACTAACAATGTTCTTCCCAATGTCAAAGACTGAAACACCagcatcaccaccaccaccgccgccgccggaaGCTTCGCGTTCCTGGATCACGTGAATCATCTTCCGGACGGCTTCCAGGACCTTTTCCTGACAGTCGATACACGTTAATTCCACAGGAACGGCCTGGGCAACAGAAGAGAGGGGGACAAATGATTAGGCTTGAAACGAGCTTTGAATCAACAAACAGTTCCGGAGTTGGGTCTTCATGATTTCAGATGATAAGTCCAAGCTTACAGTGGACAAGGCTAACGCTGAGCTGATCTGGTCGACGTCCAACAGGGAGAAAATTGGAAGGGACGCCAAAGCTTTGGTAACGTTTTCTCTTATCTGCCTCTTCATTTTCAGCTCACTGGCACTTGGCCCAGAATCCATCTGTGGATCCAAGGTAAAGGTCAGGCGCCAACGATACCATAATCGGTCCATTGCAAGTAGAAAGTCCCAAAGATAAAAGATATCTGGCTTTGCGCATCACCTGATTGAGCTGACTGGTGAGAGCAATGGAAAATGGGATCATTTGCTGAGGGTTTCCATGTTCAATCGACGCCCACATTTCCATCTGGCTCTTTGATTGGCTTCCGTTGGCGCGAGTGGGAACTCTCAGAGTTCTGAAAAATGAAGCGAACCGTGAACGCTAGTCGCCAGAGCTCACGGTCACGCCATTTCACCTGTTGAGGGCAACCGCACTTGACCCGAGACCGTCTTCTACCAGCAACATGACGGTGACCAGGGAATGACTTTGTCCCGGCAGAGGCGTTCCCACCGGAAGCAAGGTGTGGAAAGTGGACCGAGTGCCCCTTGGAAACGAAATTTGAAGCCTTTACTTCCAGACAAGACGCGCTTTGACGCCGCTTCCGTGACTTACTTGTACAGGGTGAGAACGGGGCACGCCATCGGGTGGCACGGCGCCACCCGAAAGGTGTAGATGAGCTCCGAGGGTGTCTCAGCCTCGTCTTTCCAACCTGCGGGAAACCAGAGCGCCAGTGAGGAAAACGTCTCCGTGAGCCCGGCTACGTAGCGGCGAGCACGGCGCCATTACCTGAGCACTTGTAGGTGACCGCGGTCCCCAGTGGGTGAACGTTGGCATCCCGCTTCAATTCACACAGGCCGCCGGAAGGCGGCTTATTGGGCGTAACGGCGTGACTGGCGCTGCCCCACCTCCCGCTACCGGGAACGGTCACGTTGAGAGTGAAGGTATACGTCTTCCCGGGCGGCACCACGTCCGAACGCAGCTCCAATTTGGACGAGCGTCGTCCCGAGGCGCCGGCGGCCCGGTCCAGGTCGACGGCCGCGCCCGATTCGTCTTCGGCGCTCCAGTGGTACTTGAGAGGCAGGGCTCGATTCATTTTGACGCTTTTTGGAAGCTAACGTCCTTAGACATTGACCGACTTTCTACTACACTATGCTATGCTAACTCATCGAATTTCATCGCTCCTCGAAACTGAAATGTGAACGCGTACGTACTTACCTGAGCTTGGTCGTCACACTCTCCACAATGGCCGGTCAGGACGGTGGGACTGGAGCCCGGACAGGATACGCACTCCACAAGCACCGCAAGTTGCGCCGTTTCACTCACGGTGACCTACAATCAATTGGAAAGTTTGACCGGGTTCAGACACAAATCGGATCCACCCCCAAACGCTCACCGTCTGTGTAGAGAAAGCCGGCGTCCTTCCTGGTTTCTTTATCAACAGGGCGAAGGTGTAAGTGGTGTCGGAATTCAACTGTTTGCTGGGTACCGTCACCGTACTGATCTTGCTCTCCAGGGGGATTGTGATATTCTGAAAATTGAGATAAAGATGGTCGGGTCAGAGACGATTTTCAGCGCTTTAAACGATTGAAAGTAGGTCGAGATCTACAAACCTCTATCCTGAAGGTCCAGTAATACTCCAAAGCATCCTCAACTCCGGGGTCCGCGTCAGGGTCCCGAGATCCACTTCCATCCAGAAGGAGATCGCGCCCGCCGGGCCACAATCGACGTGAGCCTCCCTTGATGACGGCCACTAGCGGCGAGCCGACGACTTGGACTGGGGTTTTCCGTTGGGCCAGCAAAGGCGTTCCCGGGAACGCGACGGTGAACGACAGGCAGTAGCGGCCCACGTCCAGAGAACGCTTTGGGAGCCGGAGTAAAGGTGACATGGTGCTCTGGAGAAGGACTCGGTCGTGGTCGAGCTCCGCGTTGTCGCTAGCGCAATCGGGCGCTCGGAACATCTCCCACGTGTACGTGGTCTTGTAGACGGAGCAGTTGGTATTCACGCTGGCTTCAAAGAAGTTCACTCTGGATCTGAAGACGGTGGGCCGGCTCTGAATCAGGATCGCTCCCGGGGCGGAACACCGCAAATCCTCCACCGTCACGCGCCGCTCTACCGACGCGTGGCTGACTCCGTTGGAGACGTGGACGGTTACGAGGTACACGCCGGCTTTGCCGAAGGTGTGATTGACCCAACTGAAGCGTGCGTTCTGCTCTTTGATGGAATTCTCAAAAGTCCACACGTATCTGAGGTGGCTCCCTCCGTCGACCTCGGCGGAGATTCTCACGGGGTGTCCGGAAAACACGGGTTCCTGATGCCAGATCCGAACCTCCCCAACGGGCGTTTCCACCATCAGAGTCTGGTTGAGCGCCTTGGAGCAGATGCCGTTGGTGGCGAGCACCGTCACCGACAAGGAGCCGTTGGCTGGCGGAGTGTAGCCCACTTCCTTTCCCGTGAGCCTCAAAGGTTCCGTGTCTTGGAAGCCAAATATCCAGGTGTAGTTGATCTGGGAACCATTTGGACCGTCCGCCGTAAAACGAGCCTCCCGCAGGGCCTCCACGGCTTGCTGGGCGGGGCTAACCAGTCGCACGCTTTTGATGTTCTCCAGGATTTGAAGCGGCGTGGATATTTGCGCACTGCTCACTTGATTCCGAGCTGTCAGTTTCACTCGATACATCCCCGCCGGAAGCGTTGACGTGGCGAACGATCCGTTGACCACCTGCTCAGTCTGCAACCAATCTTCTCTTTCAAAGGTCAGAACAAAGGTGGCATCGCTTCCTTTCCTGACAGATGGCGTGAAAGTGACTTCTTCCAGAGTGCAGAGAATCCGCTGGCTAACGTTGAGACCGAGGCCTTCAACGGAATCCTGGACGGTCAAGTTGCGCGTGGCTTCCTGCCAGCTAATGGCGTTGGAGACATTCAAAGACACCGTGTAAATGCCTTCTAGGAGAAACGTGTACGTGCAGGTGCGGTCGGTCGAGCAAAAGATGGTGGTGACGGCGCCGCTAATCTTCCACTCCCAATGCGGATCACTGCCTTTGCGGACAGACCCTCGGAACGACACCGCCGCATTGGTGCTGGCATGAAAAGGAGGCGTCTGGTCGCCCATAGTAAAGTCCATTGCTTCTATCTCCTCTTGGACCTTCAAAACTTTCGTATCCTGACACTGACTGACAGCGTTCTGGACCAGAACCTTGATCGAATGATCGCCGACACTCTCAAAGCCGTGAAGAAGGAAAGGGGCCTCGGTCTCGAGGGCTTGAAGTTGGCCGTCCACAAACCAAAAGTACCTCAGGTCGGAACCGGTAGAAACCCGCACCGAGATGTTGAACAACTCGCCCGAGGCCGCCGTATCGCCGGGTGTGGTTACATGCGCACCGGTCACCGGTTCCACGGCCAAGACCGAAGCGACGCTGGCGGTCTGGCCCAAGGCGTTGGAGGCGCTCACTTGAATGGTAAGCCTGCCAGGAGTTTGGGGCGCGAACTGAAAACGTTCTCCCTCGGCCGTGACGGGATGCTTCGTGGCGTCTTGGCGAAGGAGCCACGCGTAGGTCAAGTTGGAGCCTTTGGCGACGGAGGCCACCAGGACCACCTCCTCGTGGGTGGCCAAGTACGTCAGATTTTCCCATCTAGGACAGTCTATGCGAAGGCCTTGGATTCTCTCAAAGACCTGGACTAGAATCACGGCCTCCCTTTCGCCCAGCGAGTTCTGGGCGACGCATCTCACGCGATACTGTCCAGCTTTGAGAAAAACAAATCGGAATGCCCGGGATCCTTGCTGCCTCGGGACCAAAGCGTCCACCGTCCAGTAGAAGTTGGCGCTCGTCTCGTCGCCGCCCACCGCTGCGATTAAAGTTTCTTCTCTGACCACGCTGTAGGGTTGTTTGATTTGGAGGCTGAAGTCCGAAACGGGACGTGGAGCCAACTCGTCGGGGCCGTTGGGGCAGGTAATCTTCTCCACGACTTCCACCGCGCGCCAGGTCGTCAGCGCGGAAAGTGTGTTGTTAGCCAACACCGTGACCGTGTAATTTCCCACCGCCGTAAAGGCATGCTGGACTTTGGGATGGGCGCCTCGGGAAACGTTGGACTCGTCGCCAAAGTCGACCGTGTAGACCACGTCGTCGCTCACGGGGTCGGTGGAGGCTTCCAAGAGATACTTCTGGTTGACAACGGCCGTCGCGGCGGAGGAGTTGAGAAAAAGGCTTTTCAGCAAAGGACGGACGCTCATCTCGAGAGACTTTTCCACTTTTTCCACGTAGGGGTTGCTAACTTTCACTCGCAGATGGTAGTGACCTGACAAAAGTGGAAAAGGCACTTCAATTTGCGGTCATTTTGTCTGGAGAAATTTAGGATCAGATGTAGACACGACGGCTGACCTGGTGAAGAATAGGTGACGTTGACGGCGTGCCGCACGTACGCTCGCGTCTCTTTTCTGTCGTCTGGCACCGCCAGGCCGTCACGTGGAGGAGATTCAGTATGGCTAACGGGACTGCTACCGTCTCCAAAATCCCATCTACGTGACACGCAGATTAAAAGCCACCTCTTGTCATATACACATGAAAAGCATACTTACGTGAAGGTAGTAGGCAGGGCAATGTCCACGTTGACCCCGAGGATAAAAAGATGCGCGGCGCCCACGGCCACAATCTGCCTGGCCAACAGGAACTCGGGCTCACCCAATGGCTGGATTTCGTCGACGGTCAGGACCAGTTGCTGGCTCTGGGAGCTCACGGGGTTGGATGCCGTTACCTGTTATATCCATAAATTATCTTCAATAACATCTACTTGTCCAGGTTTACTTTGCAACCGCTGgtcgccctacccaagatggcctcAAGCTATGTAGGCCTTCCCGAGATTACCAAAGAGCGACAGGCGTGAAGTTTAAAGAATTTATCACGAGTAGATAAACATCCAATAATTTtgacgaacgttcattcgccgCCATCCCTCCCACCTCAAAGCGATCGGACATCTATCGGCATCAACGGCAGGTCGAGAGTTAAGCGCTGCTTGACCAAGCCCATGCTAGCAATTGCTTTATTTTCAGGCAAGTATATATATTAAAACGTGCTATCGGTACAGTATCAGAGTGCACCTTACCTTGAGTTTGTACCGAGCAGGTTTCTTGAAGACAACGCTGTAAGATTGTCCTTCGTAGACGGACGCCTCCAAGTCGTCAATCACCCAGGAGAATGTGACCGAGGAACCGCGCTCCACGCCAGCTGTAAACGACTGCAAGCGCCAACAAATCCTTTGCATTTGACTTGAAACCATTGGAATAGTATTGGAAaagtgagaaaaaagccttctcCTGACCTGAGGAACGTCCACCAGCATCCTCTTGCGCCCCGCCGGCTCCACGGCGAGTCCCGACACCGCCCGGTGGCTACGTAGCGTCACGTTCAAACTCTGAGAACTGGAGGCGTCCGCCACGCTGACGTTCAGCGTCTGAACCCCCACCGAGGGGAGGAGCAGGGTGGCGGAGGAGAACCACGTGTCCTCGGAGAACGC
It contains:
- the pkd1b gene encoding polycystin-1 isoform X1 — translated: MKPVSLKQVTKVMAVPQKPTWMIFWMVFITTAGGCGAASAEVGLCPVGSPVHLPSVRCFWLSEKISAWSEASASCQKTGGGRMAAADTSDLRHFLHHSFSTKRTVWVWTQVSLSEDAPEEVEFPETASPAWPDQEEMCRQMALGTPGQWRMSPCVKKDHVLCQKDLNESLPDPHSYVVGVLLMTGVYQRVQMDTLATVPDIEQPAVETQLFPGLWFSHAGQLTSVEMVVQPSSTWSLARLQILRPYCRPKFHLVPPGCSSLMNAFSRCAPAPLCNTTGGCGAGRYWCPFLETCLPASDPCSPYVAAARRRGFALPPRYPALAPWYHLVADVPLKISAHSQPRTLTVVLPVGAVNVYPDDIVAVQHSRQPGSFLHCLAGEASLDSPWRQSYLSLGGTAPEGGLAFQPSGDDWVDGVVCDLRLLYERTLHGGTEHQRIWESTTPSSAQSSANVRSTFGLNVVHPPLDEKNQIHVQVNVPTPLVVTVLSGENLWCSMSAPALETRLHFGHSCPHTVLSECDAFSEDTWFSSATLLLPSVGVQTLNVSVADASSSQSLNVTLRSHRAVSGLAVEPAGRKRMLVDVPQSFTAGVERGSSVTFSWVIDDLEASVYEGQSYSVVFKKPARYKLKVTASNPVSSQSQQLVLTVDEIQPLGEPEFLLARQIVAVGAAHLFILGVNVDIALPTTFTWDFGDGSSPVSHTESPPRDGLAVPDDRKETRAYVRHAVNVTYSSPGHYHLRVKVSNPYVEKVEKSLEMSVRPLLKSLFLNSSAATAVVNQKYLLEASTDPVSDDVVYTVDFGDESNVSRGAHPKVQHAFTAVGNYTVTVLANNTLSALTTWRAVEVVEKITCPNGPDELAPRPVSDFSLQIKQPYSVVREETLIAAVGGDETSANFYWTVDALVPRQQGSRAFRFVFLKAGQYRVRCVAQNSLGEREAVILVQVFERIQGLRIDCPRWENLTYLATHEEVVLVASVAKGSNLTYAWLLRQDATKHPVTAEGERFQFAPQTPGRLTIQVSASNALGQTASVASVLAVEPVTGAHVTTPGDTAASGELFNISVRVSTGSDLRYFWFVDGQLQALETEAPFLLHGFESVGDHSIKVLVQNAVSQCQDTKVLKVQEEIEAMDFTMGDQTPPFHASTNAAVSFRGSVRKGSDPHWEWKISGAVTTIFCSTDRTCTYTFLLEGIYTVSLNVSNAISWQEATRNLTVQDSVEGLGLNVSQRILCTLEEVTFTPSVRKGSDATFVLTFEREDWLQTEQVVNGSFATSTLPAGMYRVKLTARNQVSSAQISTPLQILENIKSVRLVSPAQQAVEALREARFTADGPNGSQINYTWIFGFQDTEPLRLTGKEVGYTPPANGSLSVTVLATNGICSKALNQTLMVETPVGEVRIWHQEPVFSGHPVRISAEVDGGSHLRYVWTFENSIKEQNARFSWVNHTFGKAGVYLVTVHVSNGVSHASVERRVTVEDLRCSAPGAILIQSRPTVFRSRVNFFEASVNTNCSVYKTTYTWEMFRAPDCASDNAELDHDRVLLQSTMSPLLRLPKRSLDVGRYCLSFTVAFPGTPLLAQRKTPVQVVGSPLVAVIKGGSRRLWPGGRDLLLDGSGSRDPDADPGVEDALEYYWTFRIENITIPLESKISTVTVPSKQLNSDTTYTFALLIKKPGRTPAFSTQTVTVSETAQLAVLVECVSCPGSSPTVLTGHCGECDDQAQYHWSAEDESGAAVDLDRAAGASGRRSSKLELRSDVVPPGKTYTFTLNVTVPGSGRWGSASHAVTPNKPPSGGLCELKRDANVHPLGTAVTYKCSGWKDEAETPSELIYTFRVAPCHPMACPVLTLYKGTRSTFHTLLPVGTPLPGQSHSLVTVMLLVEDGLGSSAVALNRTLRVPTRANGSQSKSQMEMWASIEHGNPQQMIPFSIALTSQLNQMDSGPSASELKMKRQIRENVTKALASLPIFSLLDVDQISSALALSTAVPVELTCIDCQEKVLEAVRKMIHVIQEREASGGGGGGGDAGVSVFDIGKNIVSIVGSSLAATSSLSAMASSSGQNRSRTLRAASSVTLSAISRVGALMRSLALWPRPGGAPLSFATPYIRTAAFYGDPADLLCSERRDGAPRVPSPSPGPACSFGIPGPLAAHLKSRRSEVVQVLLGLDESHSLLAAADPPISTSVVAMEISGPRGEPVAVRDLENERAIRVTLHSKLPAERKDAADEGVEGECLAVTLPPEGRLNFTVKAVGGLDENTGLYMSYNFSLLPGTTSGALGHVKMEMSSGSRHSLVKEWSLDLSPLAPFTEKTVFLSPLLNGTEKVLSISLTSSVVEGGPVGATLCPFSSLCRYYDVEEGAWSSQGLKPLEDTTLQTVHCLTRHLTMFGATLFVHPGAVVLLPPAGGPLNALAGMVCAVLILIHLLLGLIAHKLDHLDGLRLGQVPLCGRAGLYHYRVLVKTGWRRGAGTTAHVGIALYGANKSGSRHLRRDGAFRRGGLDQFHVETDDNLGEVWKIRIWHDNTGLDPSWYLQHVVVWDPVTDHMFFFLVDDWLSAENAKNGTLEKEILASCPKDLSRFRRILSSQLLFGIAERHLWLSLWRRPNGALFTRAQRVTCGALSLHLYLASAALWYGAVGSRQRQAPVSARLALNVETLAVGMVLSALLFPLQCLICFLFRKVHTQESVEMSVPPSPVCYSVEMDVFLGQSELAAPSFLSLSGTSGPYRDSPSSLAESKAVVDSSILDFWAASGLVPQTEMASSRASCDSLLQDARQASLASCARQLRRKRARKQLRLTSQSSSAALLHPFQTDDMDQDFPRGGGRDLAAPRRATHCSLDPFLTLSEENLLMSIEESSQDTRHFSKNNSDSGRDSPTTTSSFSNTQSTSCGGWSEDADDKNPHGEQELLKLESQSGPSLYRCPSVLSLDSVASTFLPSPSPDLTRCSSTTRIGIARGRPGRLFPSWALRVIYPLVAASIGACLAVVGIYASLFSRSVLLAWLASVLSAFLTSALLLEPFKVCLQALIYTLVWRPVDPEVEEQLAQETTVARNFGERGGKVRPPCGYGLLQAKEEARKVRALTSLMKHCVLQLLFLLLVLMVNYQDGVERSQGRLLHSAVRRQLQNATFDAPQLTSIRNCLDAERWISKTLATYLHQSSWLHLVGSPQLRHAHAQVLLGNGGVLPDLGAGDFCRERPKSLSLDFTQYHKESALFLCVSIQLDWAARVTSSLSISPFFIPWPRQGLDLQLVLMVFLLGSALAISLGELRTASLQRSRYLRQGKGWLQLLLAALSLAASVLHFLFLSQAASCLSQLRSRPDSFIHFHGAAALTRMSSQCAALLLTLLVLKLLGTLRFVRRWVVIIRVLNRAKKELWASAFLLLLLFLFTTHLGTTLFSQSVEDFSPRQNILVPFMWLLRGRFGLQRLCRVHPVLGPLYGLLLTGAGVWLLAKFTGVILIHAYRTEKADIYRPTTEPRDYEMVEFFIKRLKLWIGLTKAKEFRHRVKFEGMEVPPSRASQESRLSTDYSPLPSSPSSFSSPRPPSSSLSVLSEDSALSDQVFDVQPFLDRLLPCVNAALARFDRVARVTEEVYNLEMGLEDFLRRRKQNKTGRKEKCRQDVVVLAKEREGDGRTLVEVRRRRAGLLYANPQKTPSSAFPMTPPSAISFPRTRSSRSESESFHLKRDMFGDAVEAAADPIVGSCGSRPVPSPAFPSFPKRRAWHSGSSHSADAAQRLWLKQCGNLALAFIRPNSQEAASRRVSDGAPKKRKAWIAEEPG